Proteins encoded together in one Musa acuminata AAA Group cultivar baxijiao chromosome BXJ3-6, Cavendish_Baxijiao_AAA, whole genome shotgun sequence window:
- the LOC135581661 gene encoding bifunctional TH2 protein, mitochondrial-like isoform X5 yields the protein MAEECADDDDAKAAISELRKAALHKLKIHDSVAQEWGIDTTKEIIPNPAILKYTEFLLAIASGKIEGGKGPGRIDTPFEKTKIAAYTVGAMTPCMRLDAFLGKELQLHLQYEGNGYPYKKWIETYSSASFEASAAQMEELLDKLCVSLTGEELEIIEKLYHQAMKLEIEFFNAQPIVQPVVVPFKKLHDASNNLVIFSDFDLTCTVLDSSAILAEIAILTASKAVQSGTDNLSALRSPSDVRDSWSAFSKQYTEEFEKCIESLLPSKQAETFDYESLCKNYEQLSYFEKQANSRVIESGLLKGINLEDIRRTGERLVLQDGCKEFFQKAIKMKGKLNAGFHILSYCWCADLIRSVFGSVGSPNDLSIHSNEFNYEGSVSTGEIVRAMESPLDKVKTFRSILADVGREKEHMSVYIGDSVGDMLCLLEADVGIVMGSSLSLRRVGEQHGVSFVPLYPGLIKKQREVLREDSRVWKGLSGVLYTASSWTEIHAFVLGA from the exons ATGGCGGAAGAATGTGCAGACGATGATGATGCCAAGGCTGCAATCAGTGAGTTGAGGAAGGCTGCTCTTCATAAGCTCAAAATTCACGATTCAGTAGCCCAA GAATGGGGAATTGACACGACCAAAGAGATAATTCCCAATCCTGCAATACTAAAGTACACTGAGTTCCTGCTTGCAATAGCTTCTGGTAAAATTGAAGGAGGGAAAGGTCCTGGAAGGATAGACACCCCCTTTGAGAAGACTAAAATTGCTGCCTATACAGTAGGTGCCATGACCCCTTGCATGAGGCTTGATGCATTTTTGGGCAAAGAGCTTCAACTGCATCTACAATATGAGGGAAATGGTTATCCATACAAGAAGTGGATCGAAACTTATTCCTCTGCTAGTTTTGAG gcATCTGCTGCACAAATGGAAGAGTTGCTTGACAAACTGTGTGTTTCGTTGACTGGCGAGGAGCTTGAAATCATTGAGAAGCTTTATCACCAAGCTATGAAACTTGAAATTGAATTTTTCAATGCCCAGCCAATTGTCCAGCCAGTGGTAGTTCCATTCAAGAAACTTCATGATGCCAGTAATAACCTGGTTATTTTTTCCGATTTTGACTTGACGTGCACTGTGCTCGATTCCTCTGCTATATTAGCGGAGATTGCAATTCTAACTGCATCCAAGGCTGTTCAGAGTGGGACTGATAATTTGAGTGCGCTGAGGTCACCGTCAGATGTGAGGGACTCCTGGAGTGCTTTTTCTAAGCAGTATACTGAGGAGTTTGAGAAATGCATAGAAAGCTTACTTCCATCGAAACAAG CTGAGACTTTTGATTATGAAAGTCTGTGCAAAAACTATGAGCAGCTCTCCTATTTTGAAAAGCAAGCAAATTCTAGGGTTATTGAGTCAGGATTGCTCAAGGGAATAAATTTAGAAGACATCAGAAGAACTGGGGAGCGATTGGTCCTCCAAGATGGCTGTAAAGAATTCTTTCAGAAGGCTATAAAGATGAAAGGAAAACTGAATGCAGGTTTTCATATATTATCATATTGTTGGTGTGCAGACCTCATAAGATCAGTCTTTGGCTCAG TAGGTTCTCCAAATGATTTGAGCATACACTCGAACGAGTTCAACTATGAGGGGTCTGTTTCAACAGGTGAAATCGTCAGAGCAATGGAGTCTCCTCTGGACAAGGTTAAGACATTCAGAAGCATCTTAGCTGACGTTGGTAGGGAAAAAGAACATATGTCTGTCTATATTGGGGATTCAGTTGGTGATATGCTCTGCTTGCTGGAGGCAGATGTTGGTATTGTGATGGGATCAAGCTTAAGCTTGAGGAGAGTTGGGGAGCAACATGGTGTATCTTTTGTTCCGCTCTATCCCGGTTTAATAAAGAAACAAAGGGAAGTTCTAAGAGAAGATTCCCGTGTTTGGAAGGGGTTGTCTGGTGTTCTCTACACAGCATCTAGCTGGACAGAGATACATGCTTTTGTTTTGGGGGCATAA
- the LOC135581661 gene encoding bifunctional TH2 protein, mitochondrial-like isoform X1 produces the protein MAVLATAATAGEGSAARRFWISSIEEAIFASYSPFVVCLASGKLDMETFRNYIAQDVHFLKAFAQAYEMAEECADDDDAKAAISELRKAALHKLKIHDSVAQEWGIDTTKEIIPNPAILKYTEFLLAIASGKIEGGKGPGRIDTPFEKTKIAAYTVGAMTPCMRLDAFLGKELQLHLQYEGNGYPYKKWIETYSSASFEASAAQMEELLDKLCVSLTGEELEIIEKLYHQAMKLEIEFFNAQPIVQPVVVPFKKLHDASNNLVIFSDFDLTCTVLDSSAILAEIAILTASKAVQSGTDNLSALRSPSDVRDSWSAFSKQYTEEFEKCIESLLPSKQAETFDYESLCKNYEQLSYFEKQANSRVIESGLLKGINLEDIRRTGERLVLQDGCKEFFQKAIKMKGKLNAGFHILSYCWCADLIRSVFGSVGSPNDLSIHSNEFNYEGSVSTGEIVRAMESPLDKVKTFRSILADVGREKEHMSVYIGDSVGDMLCLLEADVGIVMGSSLSLRRVGEQHGVSFVPLYPGLIKKQREVLREDSRVWKGLSGVLYTASSWTEIHAFVLGA, from the exons ATGGCGGTGCTGGCGACGGCGGCGACCGCTGGCGAAGGTTCGGCTGCCAGGAGATTCTGGATCAGCTCCATCGAGGAGGCCATCTTCGCATCGTATTCTCCGTTCGTGGTGTGCCTGGCGTCAGGGAAGCTCGACATGGAAACCTTCCGCAACTACATTGCGCAGGATGTGCACTTCCTCAAAGCGTTCGCTCAAGC CTACGAGATGGCGGAAGAATGTGCAGACGATGATGATGCCAAGGCTGCAATCAGTGAGTTGAGGAAGGCTGCTCTTCATAAGCTCAAAATTCACGATTCAGTAGCCCAA GAATGGGGAATTGACACGACCAAAGAGATAATTCCCAATCCTGCAATACTAAAGTACACTGAGTTCCTGCTTGCAATAGCTTCTGGTAAAATTGAAGGAGGGAAAGGTCCTGGAAGGATAGACACCCCCTTTGAGAAGACTAAAATTGCTGCCTATACAGTAGGTGCCATGACCCCTTGCATGAGGCTTGATGCATTTTTGGGCAAAGAGCTTCAACTGCATCTACAATATGAGGGAAATGGTTATCCATACAAGAAGTGGATCGAAACTTATTCCTCTGCTAGTTTTGAG gcATCTGCTGCACAAATGGAAGAGTTGCTTGACAAACTGTGTGTTTCGTTGACTGGCGAGGAGCTTGAAATCATTGAGAAGCTTTATCACCAAGCTATGAAACTTGAAATTGAATTTTTCAATGCCCAGCCAATTGTCCAGCCAGTGGTAGTTCCATTCAAGAAACTTCATGATGCCAGTAATAACCTGGTTATTTTTTCCGATTTTGACTTGACGTGCACTGTGCTCGATTCCTCTGCTATATTAGCGGAGATTGCAATTCTAACTGCATCCAAGGCTGTTCAGAGTGGGACTGATAATTTGAGTGCGCTGAGGTCACCGTCAGATGTGAGGGACTCCTGGAGTGCTTTTTCTAAGCAGTATACTGAGGAGTTTGAGAAATGCATAGAAAGCTTACTTCCATCGAAACAAG CTGAGACTTTTGATTATGAAAGTCTGTGCAAAAACTATGAGCAGCTCTCCTATTTTGAAAAGCAAGCAAATTCTAGGGTTATTGAGTCAGGATTGCTCAAGGGAATAAATTTAGAAGACATCAGAAGAACTGGGGAGCGATTGGTCCTCCAAGATGGCTGTAAAGAATTCTTTCAGAAGGCTATAAAGATGAAAGGAAAACTGAATGCAGGTTTTCATATATTATCATATTGTTGGTGTGCAGACCTCATAAGATCAGTCTTTGGCTCAG TAGGTTCTCCAAATGATTTGAGCATACACTCGAACGAGTTCAACTATGAGGGGTCTGTTTCAACAGGTGAAATCGTCAGAGCAATGGAGTCTCCTCTGGACAAGGTTAAGACATTCAGAAGCATCTTAGCTGACGTTGGTAGGGAAAAAGAACATATGTCTGTCTATATTGGGGATTCAGTTGGTGATATGCTCTGCTTGCTGGAGGCAGATGTTGGTATTGTGATGGGATCAAGCTTAAGCTTGAGGAGAGTTGGGGAGCAACATGGTGTATCTTTTGTTCCGCTCTATCCCGGTTTAATAAAGAAACAAAGGGAAGTTCTAAGAGAAGATTCCCGTGTTTGGAAGGGGTTGTCTGGTGTTCTCTACACAGCATCTAGCTGGACAGAGATACATGCTTTTGTTTTGGGGGCATAA
- the LOC135581661 gene encoding bifunctional TH2 protein, mitochondrial-like isoform X2, which yields MAVLATAATAGEGSAARRFWISSIEEAIFASYSPFVVCLASGKLDMETFRNYIAQDVHFLKAFAQAYEMAEECADDDDAKAAISELRKAALHKLKIHDSVAQEWGIDTTKEIIPNPAILKYTEFLLAIASGKIEGGKGPGRIDTPFEKTKIAAYTVGAMTPCMRLDAFLGKELQLHLQYEGNGYPYKKWIETYSSASFEASAAQMEELLDKLCVSLTGEELEIIEKLYHQAMKLEIEFFNAQPIVQPVVVPFKKLHDASNNLVIFSDFDLTCTVLDSSAILAEIAILTASKAVQSGTDNLSALRSPSDVRDSWSAFSKQYTEEFEKCIESLLPSKQAETFDYESLCKNYEQLSYFEKQANSRVIESGLLKGINLEDIRRTGERLVLQDGCKEFFQKAIKMKGKLNAGFHILSYCWCADLIRSVFGSGSPNDLSIHSNEFNYEGSVSTGEIVRAMESPLDKVKTFRSILADVGREKEHMSVYIGDSVGDMLCLLEADVGIVMGSSLSLRRVGEQHGVSFVPLYPGLIKKQREVLREDSRVWKGLSGVLYTASSWTEIHAFVLGA from the exons ATGGCGGTGCTGGCGACGGCGGCGACCGCTGGCGAAGGTTCGGCTGCCAGGAGATTCTGGATCAGCTCCATCGAGGAGGCCATCTTCGCATCGTATTCTCCGTTCGTGGTGTGCCTGGCGTCAGGGAAGCTCGACATGGAAACCTTCCGCAACTACATTGCGCAGGATGTGCACTTCCTCAAAGCGTTCGCTCAAGC CTACGAGATGGCGGAAGAATGTGCAGACGATGATGATGCCAAGGCTGCAATCAGTGAGTTGAGGAAGGCTGCTCTTCATAAGCTCAAAATTCACGATTCAGTAGCCCAA GAATGGGGAATTGACACGACCAAAGAGATAATTCCCAATCCTGCAATACTAAAGTACACTGAGTTCCTGCTTGCAATAGCTTCTGGTAAAATTGAAGGAGGGAAAGGTCCTGGAAGGATAGACACCCCCTTTGAGAAGACTAAAATTGCTGCCTATACAGTAGGTGCCATGACCCCTTGCATGAGGCTTGATGCATTTTTGGGCAAAGAGCTTCAACTGCATCTACAATATGAGGGAAATGGTTATCCATACAAGAAGTGGATCGAAACTTATTCCTCTGCTAGTTTTGAG gcATCTGCTGCACAAATGGAAGAGTTGCTTGACAAACTGTGTGTTTCGTTGACTGGCGAGGAGCTTGAAATCATTGAGAAGCTTTATCACCAAGCTATGAAACTTGAAATTGAATTTTTCAATGCCCAGCCAATTGTCCAGCCAGTGGTAGTTCCATTCAAGAAACTTCATGATGCCAGTAATAACCTGGTTATTTTTTCCGATTTTGACTTGACGTGCACTGTGCTCGATTCCTCTGCTATATTAGCGGAGATTGCAATTCTAACTGCATCCAAGGCTGTTCAGAGTGGGACTGATAATTTGAGTGCGCTGAGGTCACCGTCAGATGTGAGGGACTCCTGGAGTGCTTTTTCTAAGCAGTATACTGAGGAGTTTGAGAAATGCATAGAAAGCTTACTTCCATCGAAACAAG CTGAGACTTTTGATTATGAAAGTCTGTGCAAAAACTATGAGCAGCTCTCCTATTTTGAAAAGCAAGCAAATTCTAGGGTTATTGAGTCAGGATTGCTCAAGGGAATAAATTTAGAAGACATCAGAAGAACTGGGGAGCGATTGGTCCTCCAAGATGGCTGTAAAGAATTCTTTCAGAAGGCTATAAAGATGAAAGGAAAACTGAATGCAGGTTTTCATATATTATCATATTGTTGGTGTGCAGACCTCATAAGATCAGTCTTTGGCTCAG GTTCTCCAAATGATTTGAGCATACACTCGAACGAGTTCAACTATGAGGGGTCTGTTTCAACAGGTGAAATCGTCAGAGCAATGGAGTCTCCTCTGGACAAGGTTAAGACATTCAGAAGCATCTTAGCTGACGTTGGTAGGGAAAAAGAACATATGTCTGTCTATATTGGGGATTCAGTTGGTGATATGCTCTGCTTGCTGGAGGCAGATGTTGGTATTGTGATGGGATCAAGCTTAAGCTTGAGGAGAGTTGGGGAGCAACATGGTGTATCTTTTGTTCCGCTCTATCCCGGTTTAATAAAGAAACAAAGGGAAGTTCTAAGAGAAGATTCCCGTGTTTGGAAGGGGTTGTCTGGTGTTCTCTACACAGCATCTAGCTGGACAGAGATACATGCTTTTGTTTTGGGGGCATAA
- the LOC135581661 gene encoding bifunctional TH2 protein, mitochondrial-like isoform X3 — MAVLATAATAGEGSAARRFWISSIEEAIFASYSPFVVCLASGKLDMETFRNYIAQDVHFLKAFAQAYEMAEECADDDDAKAAISELRKAALHKLKIHDSVAQEWGIDTTKEIIPNPAILKYTEFLLAIASGKIEGGKGPGRIDTPFEKTKIAAYTVGAMTPCMRLDAFLGKELQLHLQYEGNGYPYKKWIETYSSASFEASAAQMEELLDKLCVSLTGEELEIIEKLYHQAMKLEIEFFNAQPIVQPVVVPFKKLHDASNNLVIFSDFDLTCTVLDSSAILAEIAILTASKAVQSGTDNLSALRSPSDVRDSWSAFSKQYTEEFEKCIESLLPSKQAETFDYESLCKNYEQLSYFEKQANSRVIESGLLKGINLEDIRRTGERLVLQDGCKEFFQKAIKMKGKLNAGFHILSYCWCADLIRSVFGSGEIVRAMESPLDKVKTFRSILADVGREKEHMSVYIGDSVGDMLCLLEADVGIVMGSSLSLRRVGEQHGVSFVPLYPGLIKKQREVLREDSRVWKGLSGVLYTASSWTEIHAFVLGA, encoded by the exons ATGGCGGTGCTGGCGACGGCGGCGACCGCTGGCGAAGGTTCGGCTGCCAGGAGATTCTGGATCAGCTCCATCGAGGAGGCCATCTTCGCATCGTATTCTCCGTTCGTGGTGTGCCTGGCGTCAGGGAAGCTCGACATGGAAACCTTCCGCAACTACATTGCGCAGGATGTGCACTTCCTCAAAGCGTTCGCTCAAGC CTACGAGATGGCGGAAGAATGTGCAGACGATGATGATGCCAAGGCTGCAATCAGTGAGTTGAGGAAGGCTGCTCTTCATAAGCTCAAAATTCACGATTCAGTAGCCCAA GAATGGGGAATTGACACGACCAAAGAGATAATTCCCAATCCTGCAATACTAAAGTACACTGAGTTCCTGCTTGCAATAGCTTCTGGTAAAATTGAAGGAGGGAAAGGTCCTGGAAGGATAGACACCCCCTTTGAGAAGACTAAAATTGCTGCCTATACAGTAGGTGCCATGACCCCTTGCATGAGGCTTGATGCATTTTTGGGCAAAGAGCTTCAACTGCATCTACAATATGAGGGAAATGGTTATCCATACAAGAAGTGGATCGAAACTTATTCCTCTGCTAGTTTTGAG gcATCTGCTGCACAAATGGAAGAGTTGCTTGACAAACTGTGTGTTTCGTTGACTGGCGAGGAGCTTGAAATCATTGAGAAGCTTTATCACCAAGCTATGAAACTTGAAATTGAATTTTTCAATGCCCAGCCAATTGTCCAGCCAGTGGTAGTTCCATTCAAGAAACTTCATGATGCCAGTAATAACCTGGTTATTTTTTCCGATTTTGACTTGACGTGCACTGTGCTCGATTCCTCTGCTATATTAGCGGAGATTGCAATTCTAACTGCATCCAAGGCTGTTCAGAGTGGGACTGATAATTTGAGTGCGCTGAGGTCACCGTCAGATGTGAGGGACTCCTGGAGTGCTTTTTCTAAGCAGTATACTGAGGAGTTTGAGAAATGCATAGAAAGCTTACTTCCATCGAAACAAG CTGAGACTTTTGATTATGAAAGTCTGTGCAAAAACTATGAGCAGCTCTCCTATTTTGAAAAGCAAGCAAATTCTAGGGTTATTGAGTCAGGATTGCTCAAGGGAATAAATTTAGAAGACATCAGAAGAACTGGGGAGCGATTGGTCCTCCAAGATGGCTGTAAAGAATTCTTTCAGAAGGCTATAAAGATGAAAGGAAAACTGAATGCAGGTTTTCATATATTATCATATTGTTGGTGTGCAGACCTCATAAGATCAGTCTTTGGCTCAG GTGAAATCGTCAGAGCAATGGAGTCTCCTCTGGACAAGGTTAAGACATTCAGAAGCATCTTAGCTGACGTTGGTAGGGAAAAAGAACATATGTCTGTCTATATTGGGGATTCAGTTGGTGATATGCTCTGCTTGCTGGAGGCAGATGTTGGTATTGTGATGGGATCAAGCTTAAGCTTGAGGAGAGTTGGGGAGCAACATGGTGTATCTTTTGTTCCGCTCTATCCCGGTTTAATAAAGAAACAAAGGGAAGTTCTAAGAGAAGATTCCCGTGTTTGGAAGGGGTTGTCTGGTGTTCTCTACACAGCATCTAGCTGGACAGAGATACATGCTTTTGTTTTGGGGGCATAA
- the LOC135581661 gene encoding bifunctional TH2 protein, mitochondrial-like isoform X4, protein MCTSSKRSLKRDYEMAEECADDDDAKAAISELRKAALHKLKIHDSVAQEWGIDTTKEIIPNPAILKYTEFLLAIASGKIEGGKGPGRIDTPFEKTKIAAYTVGAMTPCMRLDAFLGKELQLHLQYEGNGYPYKKWIETYSSASFEASAAQMEELLDKLCVSLTGEELEIIEKLYHQAMKLEIEFFNAQPIVQPVVVPFKKLHDASNNLVIFSDFDLTCTVLDSSAILAEIAILTASKAVQSGTDNLSALRSPSDVRDSWSAFSKQYTEEFEKCIESLLPSKQAETFDYESLCKNYEQLSYFEKQANSRVIESGLLKGINLEDIRRTGERLVLQDGCKEFFQKAIKMKGKLNAGFHILSYCWCADLIRSVFGSVGSPNDLSIHSNEFNYEGSVSTGEIVRAMESPLDKVKTFRSILADVGREKEHMSVYIGDSVGDMLCLLEADVGIVMGSSLSLRRVGEQHGVSFVPLYPGLIKKQREVLREDSRVWKGLSGVLYTASSWTEIHAFVLGA, encoded by the exons ATGTGCACTTCCTCAAAGCGTTCGCTCAAGCGTGA CTACGAGATGGCGGAAGAATGTGCAGACGATGATGATGCCAAGGCTGCAATCAGTGAGTTGAGGAAGGCTGCTCTTCATAAGCTCAAAATTCACGATTCAGTAGCCCAA GAATGGGGAATTGACACGACCAAAGAGATAATTCCCAATCCTGCAATACTAAAGTACACTGAGTTCCTGCTTGCAATAGCTTCTGGTAAAATTGAAGGAGGGAAAGGTCCTGGAAGGATAGACACCCCCTTTGAGAAGACTAAAATTGCTGCCTATACAGTAGGTGCCATGACCCCTTGCATGAGGCTTGATGCATTTTTGGGCAAAGAGCTTCAACTGCATCTACAATATGAGGGAAATGGTTATCCATACAAGAAGTGGATCGAAACTTATTCCTCTGCTAGTTTTGAG gcATCTGCTGCACAAATGGAAGAGTTGCTTGACAAACTGTGTGTTTCGTTGACTGGCGAGGAGCTTGAAATCATTGAGAAGCTTTATCACCAAGCTATGAAACTTGAAATTGAATTTTTCAATGCCCAGCCAATTGTCCAGCCAGTGGTAGTTCCATTCAAGAAACTTCATGATGCCAGTAATAACCTGGTTATTTTTTCCGATTTTGACTTGACGTGCACTGTGCTCGATTCCTCTGCTATATTAGCGGAGATTGCAATTCTAACTGCATCCAAGGCTGTTCAGAGTGGGACTGATAATTTGAGTGCGCTGAGGTCACCGTCAGATGTGAGGGACTCCTGGAGTGCTTTTTCTAAGCAGTATACTGAGGAGTTTGAGAAATGCATAGAAAGCTTACTTCCATCGAAACAAG CTGAGACTTTTGATTATGAAAGTCTGTGCAAAAACTATGAGCAGCTCTCCTATTTTGAAAAGCAAGCAAATTCTAGGGTTATTGAGTCAGGATTGCTCAAGGGAATAAATTTAGAAGACATCAGAAGAACTGGGGAGCGATTGGTCCTCCAAGATGGCTGTAAAGAATTCTTTCAGAAGGCTATAAAGATGAAAGGAAAACTGAATGCAGGTTTTCATATATTATCATATTGTTGGTGTGCAGACCTCATAAGATCAGTCTTTGGCTCAG TAGGTTCTCCAAATGATTTGAGCATACACTCGAACGAGTTCAACTATGAGGGGTCTGTTTCAACAGGTGAAATCGTCAGAGCAATGGAGTCTCCTCTGGACAAGGTTAAGACATTCAGAAGCATCTTAGCTGACGTTGGTAGGGAAAAAGAACATATGTCTGTCTATATTGGGGATTCAGTTGGTGATATGCTCTGCTTGCTGGAGGCAGATGTTGGTATTGTGATGGGATCAAGCTTAAGCTTGAGGAGAGTTGGGGAGCAACATGGTGTATCTTTTGTTCCGCTCTATCCCGGTTTAATAAAGAAACAAAGGGAAGTTCTAAGAGAAGATTCCCGTGTTTGGAAGGGGTTGTCTGGTGTTCTCTACACAGCATCTAGCTGGACAGAGATACATGCTTTTGTTTTGGGGGCATAA
- the LOC135581661 gene encoding bifunctional TH2 protein, mitochondrial-like isoform X6 gives MQEWGIDTTKEIIPNPAILKYTEFLLAIASGKIEGGKGPGRIDTPFEKTKIAAYTVGAMTPCMRLDAFLGKELQLHLQYEGNGYPYKKWIETYSSASFEASAAQMEELLDKLCVSLTGEELEIIEKLYHQAMKLEIEFFNAQPIVQPVVVPFKKLHDASNNLVIFSDFDLTCTVLDSSAILAEIAILTASKAVQSGTDNLSALRSPSDVRDSWSAFSKQYTEEFEKCIESLLPSKQAETFDYESLCKNYEQLSYFEKQANSRVIESGLLKGINLEDIRRTGERLVLQDGCKEFFQKAIKMKGKLNAGFHILSYCWCADLIRSVFGSVGSPNDLSIHSNEFNYEGSVSTGEIVRAMESPLDKVKTFRSILADVGREKEHMSVYIGDSVGDMLCLLEADVGIVMGSSLSLRRVGEQHGVSFVPLYPGLIKKQREVLREDSRVWKGLSGVLYTASSWTEIHAFVLGA, from the exons ATGCAGGAATGGGGAATTGACACGACCAAAGAGATAATTCCCAATCCTGCAATACTAAAGTACACTGAGTTCCTGCTTGCAATAGCTTCTGGTAAAATTGAAGGAGGGAAAGGTCCTGGAAGGATAGACACCCCCTTTGAGAAGACTAAAATTGCTGCCTATACAGTAGGTGCCATGACCCCTTGCATGAGGCTTGATGCATTTTTGGGCAAAGAGCTTCAACTGCATCTACAATATGAGGGAAATGGTTATCCATACAAGAAGTGGATCGAAACTTATTCCTCTGCTAGTTTTGAG gcATCTGCTGCACAAATGGAAGAGTTGCTTGACAAACTGTGTGTTTCGTTGACTGGCGAGGAGCTTGAAATCATTGAGAAGCTTTATCACCAAGCTATGAAACTTGAAATTGAATTTTTCAATGCCCAGCCAATTGTCCAGCCAGTGGTAGTTCCATTCAAGAAACTTCATGATGCCAGTAATAACCTGGTTATTTTTTCCGATTTTGACTTGACGTGCACTGTGCTCGATTCCTCTGCTATATTAGCGGAGATTGCAATTCTAACTGCATCCAAGGCTGTTCAGAGTGGGACTGATAATTTGAGTGCGCTGAGGTCACCGTCAGATGTGAGGGACTCCTGGAGTGCTTTTTCTAAGCAGTATACTGAGGAGTTTGAGAAATGCATAGAAAGCTTACTTCCATCGAAACAAG CTGAGACTTTTGATTATGAAAGTCTGTGCAAAAACTATGAGCAGCTCTCCTATTTTGAAAAGCAAGCAAATTCTAGGGTTATTGAGTCAGGATTGCTCAAGGGAATAAATTTAGAAGACATCAGAAGAACTGGGGAGCGATTGGTCCTCCAAGATGGCTGTAAAGAATTCTTTCAGAAGGCTATAAAGATGAAAGGAAAACTGAATGCAGGTTTTCATATATTATCATATTGTTGGTGTGCAGACCTCATAAGATCAGTCTTTGGCTCAG TAGGTTCTCCAAATGATTTGAGCATACACTCGAACGAGTTCAACTATGAGGGGTCTGTTTCAACAGGTGAAATCGTCAGAGCAATGGAGTCTCCTCTGGACAAGGTTAAGACATTCAGAAGCATCTTAGCTGACGTTGGTAGGGAAAAAGAACATATGTCTGTCTATATTGGGGATTCAGTTGGTGATATGCTCTGCTTGCTGGAGGCAGATGTTGGTATTGTGATGGGATCAAGCTTAAGCTTGAGGAGAGTTGGGGAGCAACATGGTGTATCTTTTGTTCCGCTCTATCCCGGTTTAATAAAGAAACAAAGGGAAGTTCTAAGAGAAGATTCCCGTGTTTGGAAGGGGTTGTCTGGTGTTCTCTACACAGCATCTAGCTGGACAGAGATACATGCTTTTGTTTTGGGGGCATAA